From Plasmodium brasilianum strain Bolivian I chromosome 7, whole genome shotgun sequence, the proteins below share one genomic window:
- a CDS encoding subpellicular microtubule protein 1, protein MQIITEKPKITFSTFEEDFKNNDHSDYSKYIKGHDKNRDQEYLYANRLISLDRNSEQRRKESPSKKPGLCVDELCTCGFHKCPKIIRPLPFEGESNYRSEFGPKPLPALPPRAETKLVKSLPFEGESNYRSEFGPKPLPALPPRAETKLVKSLPFEGESNYRSEFGPKPLPALPPKVEQKQPKSLPFEGESNYRSEFGPKPLPALPPRAETKLVKSLPFEGESNYRSEFGPKPLPALPPKVEQKQPKSLPFEGESNYRSEFGPKPLPALPPKVEQKQPKSLPFEGESNYRSEFGPKPLPVLPPKIEQKLPKSLPFVGESNYRSEFGPKPLPALPAKVETKLVKSLPFEGESNYRSEFGPKPLPALPPKVEHRPPKSLPFEGESNYRSEFGPKPLPELPPRSEAKLMKPLPFEGQSSYRNEYVRKVLPLCPVDLLPKYPAPTYPSQHIFWDAASRTWY, encoded by the coding sequence ATGCAAATAATTACAGAGAAACCAAAAATAACATTTAGCACCTTTGAGGAGgactttaaaaataatgatcattctgattattcaaaatatataaaagggCATGATAAAAACAGAGATcaagaatatttatatgcaaaCAGACTAATATCTTTGGATAGAAACAGTGaacaaagaagaaaagaatcTCCTAGTAAAAAACCAGGTTTATGTGTAGATGAGTTATGTACATGTGGTTTTCATAAATGTCCTAAAATAATAAGACCATTACCATTTGAAGGTGAAAGTAATTACAGAAGTGAGTTTGGACCAAAACCACTACCTGCTTTGCCTCCCAGGGCAGAAACAAAATTAGTTAAATCATTACCATTTGAAGGTGAGAGTAATTACAGAAGTGAGTTTGGACCAAAACCACTACCTGCTTTGCCTCCCAGGGCAGAAACAAAATTAGTTAAATCATTACCATTTGAAGGGGAAAGCAATTATAGAAGCGAGTTTGGACCTAAACCTTTACCTGCTTTGCCACCAAAAGTTGAACAAAAACAGCCAAAATCATTACCATTTGAAGGTGAAAGCAATTATAGAAGCGAATTTGGTCCAAAACCTTTACCTGCTTTGCCTCCCAGGGCAGAAACGAAATTAGTAAAATCATTACCATTTGAGGGAGAGAGTAATTATAGAAGCGAATTTGGTCCAAAACCTCTACCTGCTTTGCCACCAAAAGTTGAACAAAAACAGCCAAAATCATTACCATTTGAAGGTGAAAGCAATTATAGAAGCGAATTTGGTCCAAAACCTCTACCTGCTTTGCCACCAAAAGTTGAACAAAAACAGCCAAAATCATTACCATTTGAAGGTGAAAGCAATTATAGAAGTGAGTTTGGACCTAAACCTCTGCCAGTTTTACCACCAAAAATTGAACAAAAACTTCCAAAATCGTTGCCATTTGTAGGTGAGAGTAATTATAGAAGCGAGTTTGGTCCAAAACCGCTACCTGCTTTACCTGCGAAGGTAGAAACAAAATTAGTAAAATCATTACCATTTGAAGGGGAAAGCAATTATAGAAGCGAGTTTGGACCTAAACCTTTACCTGCTTTGCCACCAAAAGTTGAACACAGACCACCAAAGTCTCTACCATTTGAGGGAGAGAGTAATTATAGAAGTGAGTTTGGCCCAAAACCGCTCCCCGAATTACCTCCAAGGAGTGAAGCTAAATTAATGAAACCATTGCCATTTGAAGGACAAAGTAGCTATAGAAATGAGTATGTACGTAAAGTGCTTCCCCTCTGCCCAGTTGATTTATTACCTAAATATCCTGCACCTACATACCCATCTCAACACATATTTTGGGATGCCGCATCTAGGACTTGGTACTAA